The following coding sequences lie in one Arachis stenosperma cultivar V10309 chromosome 5, arast.V10309.gnm1.PFL2, whole genome shotgun sequence genomic window:
- the LOC130983308 gene encoding putative pentatricopeptide repeat-containing protein At1g12700, mitochondrial, with the protein MLSSSTSRITFIFRYSLLQIPNFVSFPSSSSLHSHSEPPSLYQVDEAVDSFTRMLSMRRPPSIIQFTKILGSLAKTNHFPTAISLFQQLQARGIAPNLFTLNILINCCCGMGRMKLAFSVLAKIFRMDYQPDTITLNTLVKGLCLCGNVEKALHFHDRVLAHGFHFDRVTYGTLINGLCKTGHTSAAIQVLRNIPRYGIAPDVFMYSAIIDSLCKDTLVSQAFHLFSEMLAKGISPDVITYSSLIFGLCLEGQYKEAIDLLSDMVLRNITPNVYTYSILIDGLCKEGKIKDAKSVLAVMAKHGLKPDVVTYTSLMDGYCLVNQVNKAKYLFNTMAQSRVSLDVQSYSIMINGFCKIKMVDEALNLFEEMCRKNLVPNTVTYNTLFDGLSKSKRISRALELLVEMHHRGQPADVVTYNSLLNGMFKNQQANEAFMLFNQMKECAIDPDICTYNILIDGLYKGGRLIDAKEIFQDLSVKGYRPNVRTYNIIINGLCKEGLFEEALALLSKMEGNGCLPDVVTFETVIRALFEKNENDMAEKLLREMVARGLLN; encoded by the coding sequence atgtTGTCATCCTCAACCTCAAGGATCACTTTCATTTTTAGGTATTCTCTTCTCCAAATCCCTAATTTTGTTTCCTTCCCTTCCTCTTCATCCCTTCACTCTCATTCTGAGCCCCCATCCCTTTACCAAGTTGATGAAGCTGTTGATTCCTTCACTCGCATGCTCTCTATGCGTCGCCCTCCATCCATCATCCAATTCACCAAGATTTTGGGATCTCTTGCCAAGACCAACCATTTCCCCACCGCCATTTCCCTTTTTCAGCAATTGCAAGCCAGGGGAATCGCtcccaacttatttactttGAATATCTTAATCAATTGTTGCTGCGGCATGGGTCGTATGAAGCTTGCTTTCTCTGTATTGGCCAAGATTTTCAGAATGGATTATCAACCTGATACTATAACATTGAATACACTCGTTAAAGGTCTCTGTCTCTGTGGTAATGTTGAAAAAGCATTGCACTTTCATGACAGAGTGCTGGCTCATGGATTTCACTTCGACCGAGTCACTTATGGGACGTTGATCAATGGCCTCTGTAAGACCGGACACACATCAGCTGCTATTCAAGTGTTGAGAAACATACCACGGTATGGCATTGCTCCTGATGTCTTCATGTACAGCGCCATTATTGATAGCCTCTGCAAGGATACACTTGTAAGTCAGGCTTTTCATTTATTCTCTGAAATGCTTGCTAAGGGAATTTCTCCCGATGTTATCACATACAGTTCTCTCATTTTTGGATTGTGTCTTGAGGGTCAATATAAGGAAGCCATTGATTTGTTAAGTGATATGGTGCTTAGAAACATTACTCCAAATGTTTATACCTATAGTATTTTGATCGATGGGCTATGCAAGGAAGGAAAGATCAAAGATGCTAAGAGTGTATTGGCTGTAATGGCAAAACATGGTTTGAAACCAGATGTAGTTACTTATACCAGCTTAATGGATGGATATTGTTTGGTTAATCAGGTAAATAAGGCAAAATATTTATTCAACACAATGGCCCAAAGTAGAGTTTCACTCGATGTTCAAAGTTACAGTATCATGATTAATGGCTTCTGCAAAATTAAAATGGTCGATGAAGCCTTGAATCTCTTTGAAGAAATGTGTCGCAAGAACTTGGTTCCAAACACGGTAACATACAACACTCTTTTTGATGGCTTGAGCAAATCGAAGAGAATCTCCCGTGCTTTGGAGCTTCTTGTCGAGATGCATCATAGAGGTCAACCTGCTGATGTAGTCACTTATAATTCGTTGTTGAATGGGATGTTCAAAAACCAACAAGCTAACGAGGCATTTATGTTATTCAATCAAATGAAAGAGTGTGCCATTGATCCAGATATATGCACTTACAATATACTTATTGATGGCCTATACAAAGGTGGAAGACTTATAGATGCAAAAGAGATTTTTCAAGATCTTTCCGTTAAAGGCTATCGTCCAAATGTGAGGACATACAATATTATTATCAATGGGCTCTGCAAAGAGGGCTTGTTTGAAGAAGCATTGGCACTCTTGTCAAAAATGGAAGGCAATGGTTGCTTACCAGATGTTGTGACTTTTGAAACTGTTATCCGTGCTTTGtttgaaaaaaatgagaatgaCATGGCTGAGAAACTTCTTCGGGAAATGGTTGCTAGAGGCTTATTGAATTGA
- the LOC130982511 gene encoding pentatricopeptide repeat-containing protein At1g62930, chloroplastic-like, with amino-acid sequence MLSLFSSSPIKLRYAFQFPNSVPHSALRLCFPSTSSLHSHSHSQSLDEAVDSFTRMLSMRPPPSIIQFTKILGSLAKTNHFPTAISLFQQLQARGIAPNLFTLNILINCCCGMSRMTLAFSAFAKILRMGFQPDAVTLTTILKGLCLCGNVQKALHFHATVLAYGFHFDQVTYGTLINGLCKTGHTSAAIQVLRKIPRYGIGPNVVMYSAIIDSLCKDTLVSQAFHLYSEMLAKGISPDVITYNSLIFGLCLEGQYKEAIDLLSDMVLRNITPNVCTYNTLIDGLCKEGKIKDAKSVLAVMAKRGVKPDVVTYNSLMDGYCLVNQVNKAKYVFNTMAQIRESLDVQSYNIMINGFCKIKMVDEALNLYEEMRRKYLVPNTVTYNTLIDGLSKSKRISCALELLVKMHERGQPTNVVTYNSLLDGMFNIKRVDKALMLFKEMKESGIDPDIYTYNILIDGLCKSGRLIDAIEIFQDLSVKGYHPNVRTYNIIINGLCKEGLFEEALALLSKMEGNGCLPDAVTFETVIRALFEKDENDMAEKLLREMVARGLLNC; translated from the coding sequence ACTTCATCCCTACACTCTCACTCTCACTCCCAATCACTTGATGAAGCTGTTGATTCCTTCACTCGCATGCTCTCTATGCGTCCTCCTCCGTCCATCATCCAATTCACCAAGATTTTGGGATCTCTTGCCAAGACCAACCATTTCCCCACCGCCATTTCCCTTTTTCAGCAATTGCAAGCCAGAGGAATCGCtcccaacttatttactttGAACATCTTAATCAATTGTTGTTGCGGCATGAGTCGTATGACGCTTGCTTTCTCTGCTTTCGCCAAGATTCTCAGGATGGGTTTTCAGCCTGATGCCGTAACCTTGACAACAATCCTGAAAGGCCTCTGTCTCTGTGGTAATGTTCAAAAAGCACTGCACTTTCATGCCACAGTGCTGGCTTATGGATTTCACTTCGACCAAGTCACTTATGGGACCTTGATCAATGGGCTCTGTAAGACCGGACACACATCAGCTGCTATTCAAGTGTTGAGAAAGATCCCACGCTATGGGATTGGTCCTAATGTCGTCATGTACAGTGCAATTATTGATAGCCTCTGCAAGGATACACTTGTAAGTCAGGCTTTTCATTTATACTCTGAAATGCTTGCTAAGGGAATTTCTCCCGATGTTATCACATACAATTCTCTCATTTTTGGATTGTGTCTTGAGGGTCAATATAAGGAAGCCATTGATTTGTTAAGTGATATGGTGCTCAGAAACATTACTCCTAATGTTTGTACCTATAATACTTTGATTGATGGGCTATGCAAGGAAGGAAAGATCAAAGATGCAAAGAGTGTATTGGCTGTAATGGCAAAACGTGGTGTGAAACCAGATGTAGTTACTTATAACAGCCTAATGGATGGATATTGTTTGGTTAATCAGGTAAATAAGGCAAAATATGTATTCAACACAATGGCCCAAATTAGAGAGTCACTTGATGTTCAAAGTTACAATATCATGATTAATGGCTTCTGCAAAATTAAAATGGTCGATGAAGCCTTGAATCTCTATGAAGAAATGCGTCGTAAGTACTTGGTTCCAAACACGGTAACTTACAACACTCTTATTGATGGCTtgagcaaatcaaagagaatcTCTTGTGCTTTGGAGCTTCTTGTCAAGATGCATGAAAGAGGTCAACCCACTAATGTAGTCACTTACAATTCCTTGTTGGATGGGATGTTCAATATCAAACGAGTTGACAAGGCACTTATGTTATTCAAGGAAATGAAAGAGAGTGGCATTGATCcagatatatatacatacaacatacTTATAGATGGGCTGTGCAAAAGTGGAAGACTTATAGATGCAATAGAGATTTTTCAAGATCTTTCCGTTAAAGGCTATCATCCAAATGTGAGGACATACAATATTATTATCAATGGGCTCTGCAAAGAGGGCTTGTTTGAAGAAGCATTGGCACTCTTGTCAAAAATGGAAGGCAATGGTTGCTTACCAGATGCTGTGACTTTTGAAACTGTTATTCGTGCtttgtttgaaaaagatgagaatgACATGGCGGAGAAACTTCTTCGGGAAATGGTTGCTAGAGGCTTATTGAATTGTTAA